From Thalassoglobus sp. JC818, one genomic window encodes:
- a CDS encoding prenyltransferase/squalene oxidase repeat-containing protein, producing MILLTPNYRDEIWHLGMLLISIVQPVLVVSLAIGFIFVSAHLITMIGTRWGDRRTNSKALFFSLAIHLLLACGLIALIPEYRPHISTNPSSYESEPIRVRPPQEKSDLLASNAGPGNTPVWDQLKNQHTEDWERFSAPAIELEDSAQELLRTTEESDYSPSFAGDAQPLPLETQPVPQQEINAEQGVLEEAAIDLQTEKLVVESTPSEAAYSEVRDRMTRETSSVTADIDDPDAARPRAGSIDRLRPELARDRQTMNLLATSEPGIPQVETGRADSIRQIEAPVAIALDPESAGVMRAPEEASASPRSSSGSGLTRTRPRPELMTDDDTISRYRPSATPSRPDTFSPDPSASLSGMNQIARAPEQPPQLRLPGRNLPERSEQRTVPSAYVLRSEDLRERAVLKYGGSDESESAVDRSLKWLAQMQHPDGYWDASRSGAGQVGVDDEGIDRQYAGRYADTGVTALAVLAFLGKLNTVDEGEYSDVVNRALRWLIAQQRPRRWSNGEETIGYLGGEATQFAGMYCHGMATFALAEAYAISKNDSTSRFLRQPLEDAVSYILETQISDGGWRYIKGQPDGDMSMFGWQLMALKSAEAAGIEIPERAKEQMRKFLRDRRLGRYGGLAGYRSSDPPTPAMTAEAMFCRHVLSVDNDRSAANEAARYLLANRPSRSTINLYYWYYGTLAMYQHGGDDWDQWNNALRDLLIAEQRKTGPQAGSWDPRGVWGRYGGRIYSTAIATLSLEVYYRYLREE from the coding sequence ATGATCCTTCTGACACCGAATTATCGGGACGAAATCTGGCATCTGGGGATGCTTCTGATTTCGATCGTTCAACCGGTTCTGGTTGTCTCGCTGGCGATCGGCTTTATCTTCGTCTCCGCCCATTTGATCACGATGATCGGCACGCGATGGGGAGACCGCCGCACAAACTCCAAAGCTCTGTTCTTTTCACTTGCGATTCACTTGCTGCTGGCATGTGGATTGATCGCCTTGATTCCCGAATATCGACCGCACATTTCAACGAATCCATCAAGTTATGAGAGTGAGCCCATTCGTGTCCGGCCTCCACAAGAGAAATCGGACCTGCTGGCTTCCAATGCTGGGCCGGGAAATACGCCTGTCTGGGACCAACTGAAGAATCAGCACACCGAAGACTGGGAACGGTTTTCTGCTCCGGCGATCGAGTTGGAAGACTCCGCTCAAGAATTATTGCGAACGACTGAAGAATCCGATTACAGCCCGTCGTTTGCAGGCGATGCTCAACCATTGCCACTCGAGACTCAACCTGTCCCACAGCAGGAAATCAACGCTGAACAGGGAGTATTGGAAGAGGCAGCGATTGATCTCCAAACAGAGAAGTTGGTCGTCGAGTCGACACCCAGTGAGGCAGCTTATTCCGAGGTTCGCGATCGAATGACTCGCGAGACTTCCAGTGTGACAGCTGACATCGACGATCCCGACGCAGCCCGCCCCCGTGCTGGCAGCATTGATCGACTTCGCCCCGAATTGGCCAGAGACCGGCAGACGATGAACCTGCTGGCGACTTCCGAACCCGGAATCCCTCAGGTCGAAACTGGTCGTGCTGATTCAATTCGTCAGATTGAGGCTCCCGTCGCGATTGCCCTCGACCCTGAATCAGCAGGCGTGATGAGAGCACCGGAAGAAGCATCCGCGTCCCCTCGTTCCTCTTCAGGTTCTGGTCTGACTCGAACGCGCCCACGTCCAGAACTTATGACGGATGACGACACGATCAGCCGCTACAGACCTTCAGCGACACCCAGTCGGCCCGATACCTTTTCGCCAGATCCAAGTGCTTCACTGAGCGGAATGAATCAGATCGCTCGCGCACCAGAGCAACCGCCGCAACTGAGACTCCCGGGCCGAAATCTTCCCGAGCGGTCTGAGCAACGTACTGTTCCATCGGCTTATGTGCTTCGTTCAGAGGACCTCCGAGAACGGGCAGTGCTGAAGTACGGCGGATCAGACGAGTCGGAGTCCGCTGTCGATCGCAGCCTCAAATGGCTCGCACAGATGCAGCACCCCGATGGCTATTGGGATGCAAGCCGGTCGGGAGCCGGACAAGTTGGCGTGGACGATGAAGGGATTGATCGACAATACGCTGGCCGATACGCAGATACCGGAGTGACCGCATTGGCTGTGCTTGCGTTTCTCGGCAAGCTCAACACAGTTGATGAAGGGGAGTATTCTGACGTTGTGAACCGCGCTCTTCGCTGGCTCATCGCCCAACAACGACCACGAAGATGGTCCAATGGGGAAGAAACGATCGGTTACCTCGGAGGCGAAGCGACACAATTCGCAGGGATGTACTGTCACGGAATGGCCACTTTCGCCCTTGCGGAAGCGTACGCCATTTCCAAGAACGACAGCACTTCCCGGTTCCTGCGTCAGCCGCTCGAAGATGCTGTGAGTTATATTCTCGAAACTCAAATTAGCGATGGGGGATGGAGATATATCAAAGGGCAGCCGGATGGCGATATGAGCATGTTCGGCTGGCAACTCATGGCGCTAAAAAGCGCGGAAGCAGCTGGAATCGAAATTCCTGAACGAGCCAAAGAGCAAATGCGAAAGTTCCTGCGTGATCGCCGACTCGGCAGATACGGCGGGCTAGCAGGCTATCGCAGTTCAGATCCGCCCACCCCAGCCATGACCGCAGAAGCGATGTTCTGCCGTCACGTTCTCAGCGTCGACAACGATCGTTCAGCAGCCAATGAAGCAGCCCGATACTTGCTTGCAAACCGTCCCAGTCGATCGACGATTAATTTGTATTACTGGTACTACGGAACGCTCGCGATGTATCAGCACGGCGGGGACGACTGGGATCAATGGAATAACGCACTTCGTGATCTGCTCATTGCCGAGCAACGCAAAACGGGTCCTCAAGCTGGTAGCTGGGACCCGCGTGGAGTCTGGGGGCGATACGGTGGACGAATCTATTCCACAGCGATCGCGACACTGAGCCTCGAAGTCTATTACCGATACTTGCGAGAAGAATAA
- a CDS encoding biopolymer transporter ExbD, translated as MPLKTLEMEEPALNLTPMIDIVLLLVIFFMVGTQFAEDEGQYEIVLPTVSEAQPLTSLPDDIVISVTHDGSLIYDGQEMSLDEVETELRAAKGRYAGQAVVIRGDGAGPYQHVMTILNLCQRTQIKNVQLANREQDAGP; from the coding sequence ATGCCGCTAAAGACCCTGGAAATGGAGGAGCCAGCGCTCAACCTGACACCCATGATCGACATCGTGCTTCTGCTGGTGATTTTCTTCATGGTCGGGACTCAATTCGCCGAAGATGAAGGCCAGTATGAAATCGTTCTGCCGACGGTTTCCGAAGCCCAGCCTCTGACCTCGCTCCCTGATGATATTGTGATCAGTGTTACACATGATGGAAGCCTGATCTACGACGGTCAGGAAATGTCCCTCGATGAAGTCGAAACCGAACTCCGGGCTGCGAAGGGGCGATATGCCGGGCAAGCAGTCGTGATTCGCGGAGACGGGGCAGGGCCGTATCAGCATGTTATGACCATCTTAAACCTTTGCCAGCGGACACAGATCAAGAACGTCCAACTTGCGAATCGCGAACAGGATGCCGGGCCATGA
- a CDS encoding penicillin-binding transpeptidase domain-containing protein, with amino-acid sequence MHNQPFSRFQSVDAGSAERSHGPQWRLWAVQCFVCVVLFVIAARVVTLQVTLRQRFLDVWSESTETEEFLSARSGRILSRDGAVLAYDERRYDLAVDYRWLESPPDQQWLQREISRRLGARDRRDEAKRSAVERQIFQERERLFDQLAELTKTSREKLESDARATQLNIEQMVADVEERRLQRNLESFKVQQLNWQDGIWGIVDTIRQELTTPPRRYADDPIILKEELQPHILIEEVPLSVAAAIESRPHEFHGVYVKTRSARIYPLDDVAAHVIGVRRPPRMDEETTGQGGVEESYNLQLSGRSGQRLNVRNRRGDIIESTVIAEPRDGNEVVLTIDSQIQETSERLLDEKVALSSTSLAAESHASGGVIIVMDLWTGDVLSMAASPRVSPQAQMKPTRAEWEEMLARDNQPFFPRATRMALPPGSVFTLVTAIAALEEGVIGPDEFQECQGFLHHPDHNRCQHFLQTGEGHGVLRLEEALCQSCNVFFFHLAERLGVERLTNWAGALGFGTPTNIDLPSEVAGKVLTSSLRQDEKITQKNAALQMAIGQGELLVSPLQIVRLMATIGNGGYLVTPQIVHKQGGVMRTSSEMEKVPRLKRETLKVIQRGMEMVVQHPLGTGVEAMTPAMTIAGKTGTAQASGKTSHAWMAGYVPANAPRFAFVVVLEHGGSGSEDAAPIVAELMTELIGLGYLRPQWDDSSSRKEDKSDSVSISLDRSQPRQ; translated from the coding sequence ATGCATAATCAACCGTTCTCAAGATTTCAGTCCGTTGACGCTGGCTCTGCTGAAAGAAGTCATGGCCCGCAGTGGAGACTGTGGGCTGTCCAGTGTTTTGTGTGTGTCGTTCTTTTCGTCATCGCTGCGAGAGTCGTGACTCTGCAGGTGACTTTACGACAACGGTTCCTCGACGTCTGGTCCGAGTCGACAGAGACCGAAGAATTTTTGAGTGCGCGCAGTGGGCGCATACTCTCGCGTGACGGAGCCGTTCTCGCGTACGACGAAAGACGCTACGATCTTGCAGTCGACTATCGGTGGCTGGAGTCCCCTCCGGATCAACAATGGCTCCAGAGAGAAATCTCGCGACGTCTCGGAGCACGCGACCGACGCGATGAAGCCAAGCGTTCTGCCGTTGAGCGACAAATCTTTCAAGAGCGAGAACGTCTCTTCGATCAACTCGCTGAATTGACGAAGACATCGCGCGAGAAGCTTGAGTCGGATGCTCGCGCGACTCAACTGAATATCGAACAGATGGTTGCCGACGTTGAGGAACGGCGACTGCAAAGAAATCTCGAGTCGTTCAAAGTTCAGCAACTCAACTGGCAGGACGGGATCTGGGGGATTGTCGACACGATTCGCCAGGAACTCACAACTCCGCCCCGTCGGTATGCTGATGATCCGATCATTCTCAAGGAAGAACTTCAACCTCACATCCTGATTGAAGAAGTTCCCCTCTCCGTCGCAGCTGCGATTGAATCACGTCCGCATGAATTTCACGGCGTCTATGTGAAGACTCGCTCGGCACGTATTTACCCGCTCGACGATGTGGCAGCCCACGTGATTGGAGTCCGCAGACCACCGCGAATGGATGAGGAAACCACCGGTCAGGGAGGTGTTGAAGAGTCTTACAATCTTCAATTAAGCGGCCGCTCAGGACAGAGACTGAACGTTCGCAACCGTCGCGGTGACATCATCGAGTCGACTGTGATCGCGGAGCCTCGAGATGGGAATGAAGTTGTCCTTACGATCGACTCACAGATTCAGGAAACTTCGGAGAGACTTCTCGATGAGAAAGTCGCTCTCTCTTCGACGAGTTTGGCCGCAGAGTCTCACGCCTCCGGCGGAGTCATCATCGTCATGGACTTGTGGACCGGAGATGTTCTCTCGATGGCAGCATCTCCCCGCGTCTCGCCTCAGGCTCAAATGAAACCGACGCGTGCTGAATGGGAAGAGATGTTGGCGCGCGACAATCAGCCGTTCTTTCCGAGAGCGACACGAATGGCTTTGCCGCCGGGTTCTGTATTCACACTTGTCACAGCGATCGCCGCTTTGGAAGAGGGTGTGATTGGCCCGGACGAATTCCAGGAGTGTCAGGGGTTTCTTCATCATCCTGATCACAATCGCTGCCAGCATTTTCTGCAGACAGGGGAAGGCCACGGCGTGCTGCGACTGGAAGAGGCACTCTGCCAGTCGTGCAATGTCTTCTTTTTTCATCTCGCAGAACGGTTGGGAGTTGAGCGTCTGACAAATTGGGCAGGCGCGCTCGGCTTTGGAACTCCGACTAACATCGACCTGCCGTCCGAAGTGGCTGGCAAAGTGTTGACTTCATCTCTTCGTCAGGATGAGAAAATCACTCAAAAAAATGCAGCCCTGCAAATGGCGATCGGACAGGGAGAGTTACTGGTCTCCCCGCTACAAATTGTGCGTCTGATGGCAACGATCGGAAACGGAGGGTATCTCGTGACTCCACAAATCGTTCATAAGCAGGGGGGAGTGATGAGGACGAGTTCTGAAATGGAGAAGGTTCCTCGATTAAAACGTGAGACGCTCAAAGTGATTCAGCGCGGTATGGAAATGGTCGTGCAACACCCGCTCGGCACCGGTGTGGAGGCCATGACGCCCGCGATGACCATCGCAGGCAAAACGGGAACAGCTCAAGCGAGCGGAAAAACTTCGCACGCCTGGATGGCCGGATACGTCCCAGCGAATGCTCCTCGTTTTGCCTTCGTCGTCGTGCTCGAACATGGAGGCTCCGGGAGCGAAGACGCAGCACCAATCGTTGCTGAGTTGATGACTGAATTGATCGGCTTGGGCTATCTCCGTCCGCAATGGGATGACTCGTCGTCTCGAAAAGAAGACAAGTCCGACTCCGTCTCGATCAGTCTCGATCGCTCTCAACCTCGGCAGTGA
- a CDS encoding biopolymer transporter ExbD yields MRVPQRHKKDHEFGAMTPMIDIVFLLLIFFVVTASSQVQEEILPTNLQAQGSVESLVDPVEEPTLEVEIWLKLSVDDADSTTVVDMNGTLYRDLEVLKDQLRTLAELGPENPVILDIAGDVPLGDVVDIYDTSQAAGFESVNFAVDAPNSN; encoded by the coding sequence ATGAGAGTTCCACAGAGACACAAAAAGGATCACGAATTCGGAGCAATGACTCCGATGATCGACATTGTGTTTCTGTTGCTCATTTTCTTTGTGGTAACCGCTTCGAGTCAGGTGCAGGAAGAAATTCTGCCCACGAATCTTCAGGCTCAAGGGTCCGTCGAATCACTGGTCGATCCAGTCGAAGAGCCAACGCTTGAGGTCGAAATCTGGTTGAAGCTTTCTGTGGATGACGCAGACTCAACGACCGTCGTCGATATGAACGGCACCCTCTATCGCGATCTGGAAGTTCTCAAAGACCAGCTGAGAACGCTTGCCGAGCTGGGACCGGAGAATCCCGTCATTCTGGACATTGCTGGCGATGTTCCGCTGGGTGATGTGGTTGACATCTACGACACCAGTCAGGCAGCTGGTTTCGAGTCGGTCAACTTCGCCGTCGATGCTCCGAATTCCAATTGA
- a CDS encoding biopolymer transporter ExbD, with the protein MRVPTRNRERGVQFNITPLIDVVFLLVIFFLVASHFARSEPSEVVSLPSAQEVGDDDVARRLVVTVTQDGRYLVKANEVDVDQIEEMIRDGAGSDPETYAVRIRGDEQTPYSAIEPIMLICPRYGVTRFGFHVLQE; encoded by the coding sequence ATGCGGGTGCCCACGCGAAACCGTGAGCGGGGAGTGCAGTTCAACATCACTCCGCTCATCGATGTCGTCTTTCTGCTGGTGATCTTTTTTCTGGTCGCTTCCCATTTCGCCCGGTCTGAACCGTCGGAAGTGGTCAGTCTACCGTCAGCCCAAGAAGTCGGAGACGACGATGTCGCCAGGCGACTGGTGGTGACTGTCACTCAGGACGGTCGATATCTCGTCAAAGCCAACGAAGTCGATGTAGATCAGATTGAAGAAATGATTCGAGATGGAGCCGGTTCCGATCCGGAGACATACGCCGTTCGAATTCGCGGCGATGAGCAGACCCCCTATTCCGCGATCGAACCGATCATGTTGATCTGTCCACGATACGGAGTCACAAGATTTGGATTTCACGTGCTTCAGGAATAA
- a CDS encoding MotA/TolQ/ExbB proton channel family protein, giving the protein MAQTCMRQFTIWVTGFLFLLICQPAFGAEGGIFQDGQVNPKGLLQAGGIIGYVIIALSVATVALIIEHLLSIRKGSLMPRSLAEKLQQLISSGQYQQADALCRERPTFLSYVVSSGIQEANFGYSAVEKAMEDACVEQSARLNRKIEYLSVIGALAPMLGLMGTVWGMIQAFAEFTEKANPMPADFAPAISEALVTTLFGLCVAVPALAAYAWFRNRIDEYVAEATLLSEHLIAPLRRTLMDKRKPTRAAAAPQPTRG; this is encoded by the coding sequence ATGGCACAGACTTGTATGAGACAGTTCACGATCTGGGTGACGGGCTTCCTGTTCCTTCTGATTTGTCAACCTGCGTTCGGTGCTGAGGGAGGAATCTTTCAGGACGGTCAAGTGAACCCCAAAGGGCTCCTTCAAGCTGGGGGAATTATTGGCTATGTGATCATCGCGTTGAGCGTCGCGACGGTCGCATTGATCATCGAGCACCTGTTGAGCATTCGAAAAGGCTCGCTCATGCCCCGCTCGCTCGCTGAGAAGCTTCAGCAGTTGATTTCAAGCGGTCAGTATCAGCAAGCGGACGCGCTTTGTCGTGAGCGTCCCACTTTTCTGTCGTACGTCGTTTCATCGGGAATTCAGGAGGCCAACTTTGGATACTCGGCCGTTGAAAAGGCGATGGAAGATGCTTGCGTAGAACAATCTGCTCGATTGAACCGTAAGATCGAATACCTGTCCGTGATCGGCGCACTGGCTCCGATGCTCGGGCTGATGGGAACCGTCTGGGGCATGATTCAAGCATTCGCCGAATTTACGGAGAAGGCGAATCCGATGCCCGCCGACTTCGCACCTGCCATTTCGGAAGCACTGGTGACGACTCTGTTCGGTCTGTGTGTCGCCGTTCCAGCTCTCGCAGCATATGCCTGGTTTCGAAACCGGATCGATGAATACGTCGCTGAAGCAACACTGCTGAGCGAACATCTCATCGCGCCGCTTCGCAGAACTCTCATGGACAAACGAAAACCCACTCGGGCAGCGGCCGCCCCTCAGCCGACTCGAGGTTGA